The following coding sequences are from one Haliotis asinina isolate JCU_RB_2024 chromosome 3, JCU_Hal_asi_v2, whole genome shotgun sequence window:
- the LOC137278513 gene encoding neural cell adhesion molecule L1-like isoform X1 — protein MTPVVSIVCLLAALSGVASQSIPPHIIKPEAKTKEYLKRNSNVVLHCRASGNPTVTYKWYFNGKEITSTNYVKVDSTTGNLTIPSFTNREQGEYQCGGENNVGPGVYPLAMSPVTTLKEIVLKGWADSGAKPKPVNGSEGRYARLECGDVPASDPPARFMWFRQGVDGAQEQIKEGDRIYIDEKGSLHFIYLEMADQTAVDIYKCAMYIDNPDNIQLGSPNKLTVKAIDVKPQVPPKSVYKTVNPQFLIGQVAEMECVFSGFPMPSVQWLDLRKEPITTNRKYRLVKNNMKLQIINITENDEGIYTCTGTSSTKVEETIFLDVTSGPIWEQSLHNQTIPEGRDAIFTCKARSARSEAELNAPVWLKNGVEININNLPETGKMEFSDRYRVVTVRDLKKPGDIMCLQCRVTNSFGSEFANGCLNVIEPIKVTTHPPLRQGITKGDLVNLTVRGTTDPGMTLRYRWEFKNQTYYADLPPHVIYDDVSDQTYINTTSLSDEEYKQIEGNYSRVLYHNFETRPVVIEIVLEDWIVAPVVVAAAGVPIWVIILLILLLIIIILLIICCCCYQKKKDRGAYKVYHTEVNTVYLSPDKDIEDSKFQNVTSIDPEEDESVKKTLNPNYELSDDDMDSLDGYAGGKSNAAYFSDDASFVGQYATRASQDL, from the exons ATGACTCCTGTCGTCTCCATCGTTTGTTTGCTGGCCGCACTATCCGGCGTGGCGTCTCAGA GCATTCCCCCACACATAATAAAACCTGAAGCCAAGACGAAGGAGTACCTGAAGCGGAACTCGAACGTTGTTCTCCACTGCAGGGCGTCGGGAAATCCCACAGTCAC ATACAAATGGTACTTCAACGGAAAGGAGATCACATCTACTAACTATGTGAAAGTAGACAGTACAACCGGCAACCTGACTATACCCAGCTTCACAAACAGAGAACAAGGGGAGTACCAGTGTGGAGGGGAGAATAATGTTGGTCCGGGTGTGTACCCATTAGCCATGTCACCCGTTACCACCCTAAAAGAAATCG TTCTGAAAGGCTGGGCTGACAGCGGCGCTAAACCAAAACCCGTCAATGGGTCGGAGGGGAGATACGCTCGTCTTGAGTGTGGTGATGTTCCAGCGAGCGATCCCCCAGCACGCTTCATGTGGTTCCGTCAAGGAGTGGATGGCGCCCAGGAACAAATTAAAGAAGGCGACAGAATCTATATTGACGAAAAAG GGTCACTGCATTTCATCTACTTGGAAATGGCCGACCAGACAGCTGTTGATATATACAAGTGCGCCATGTACATTGACAACCCCGACAACATCCAGCTGGGCAGTCCAAACAAGCTGACAGTTAAAGCGATAGATG TCAAACCTCAAGTGCCTCCAAAGTCTGTCTACAAGACCGTCAATCCTCAGTTTCTCATAGGCCAGGTTGCTGAAATGGAGTGTGTTTTCAGCGGATT CCCTATGCCGTCTGTCCAGTGGCTGGATTTGCGGAAAGAACCTATCACAACCAACAGAAAGTACAGACTTGTCAAGAACAACATGAAGCTGCAGATCATTAATATAACAGAGAATGACGAAGGCATTTATACTTGCACCGGGACCAGTTCCACTAAGGTTGAAGAGACCATCTTCCTGGACGTAACAT CTGGTCCTATCTGGGAACAGAGTCTTCACAACCAGACCATTCCTGAGGGTCGAGATGCCATCTTCACTTGCAAGGCCCGTTCGGCTCGTTCCGAGGCTGAGCTGAATGCACCTGTGTGGTTAAAAAATGGGGTTGAGATCAACATCAACAACCTTCCAG AGACTGGAAAGATGGAGTTCAGCGACCGTTACCGTGTTGTGACCGTAAGAGACCTGAAGAAGCCAGGCGACATCATGTGCCTCCAGTGCCGGGTAACCAACTCATTTGGCTCGGAGTTCGCTAATGGTTGTCTCAATGTCATTG AGCCAATCAAAGTGACTACCCATCCCCCGCTTAGGCAGGGTATTACGAAAGGTGATCTGGTGAACCTAACTGTGAGGGGAACCACAGACCCGGGCATGACCCTCAGGTACAGATGGGAATTCAAGAATCAAACCTATTACGCCGACCTACCCCCACACGTGATCTACGACGACGTCTCAGACCAAACCTACATCAACACTACGAGTCTGAGCGATGAGGAGTACAAACAGATTGAAGGAAATTATAGCCGAGTGTTGTACCACAACTTTGAAACTCGTCCTGTAGTCATTGAAATTGTCCTAGAGGATTGGATAG TTGCACCTGTAGTGGTTGCTGCGGCTGGGGTGCCGATCTGGGTCATCATCCTACTGAtactcctcctcatcatcatcatcctcctcatcatctGCTGTTGTTGCTACCAGAAGAAGAAAGATCGTGGAGCTTACAAAG tgtaccacACCGAGGTGAACACTGTGTATTTAAGTCCCGACAAGGATATAGAGGATTCTAAATTCCAGAACGTCACAAGCATAGA CCCTGAAGAAGACGAGTCAGTTAAGAAAACTCTCAACCCCAACTATGAACTGAGCGATGACGATATGGACTCCCTAGACGGATACGCCGGAGGTAAATCCAACGCCGCGTATTTCAGCGACGACGCCTCATTTGTAGGACAGTATGCCACTAGAGCGAGTCAGGATCTCTGA
- the LOC137278513 gene encoding neural cell adhesion molecule L1-like isoform X3, translating to MTPVVSIVCLLAALSGVASQSIPPHIIKPEAKTKEYLKRNSNVVLHCRASGNPTVTYKWYFNGKEITSTNYVKVDSTTGNLTIPSFTNREQGEYQCGGENNVGPGVYPLAMSPVTTLKEIVLKGWADSGAKPKPVNGSEGRYARLECGDVPASDPPARFMWFRQGVDGAQEQIKEGDRIYIDEKGSLHFIYLEMADQTAVDIYKCAMYIDNPDNIQLGSPNKLTVKAIDVKPQVPPKSVYKTVNPQFLIGQVAEMECVFSGFPMPSVQWLDLRKEPITTNRKYRLVKNNMKLQIINITENDEGIYTCTGTSSTKVEETIFLDVTSGPIWEQSLHNQTIPEGRDAIFTCKARSARSEAELNAPVWLKNGVEININNLPETGKMEFSDRYRVVTVRDLKKPGDIMCLQCRVTNSFGSEFANGCLNVIEPIKVTTHPPLRQGITKGDLVNLTVRGTTDPGMTLRYRWEFKNQTYYADLPPHVIYDDVSDQTYINTTSLSDEEYKQIEGNYSRVLYHNFETRPVVIEIVLEDWIVAPVVVAAAGVPIWVIILLILLLIIIILLIICCCCYQKKKDRGAYKVYHTEVNTVYLSPDKDIEDSKFQNVTSIDPEEDESVKKTLNPNYELSDDDMDSLDGYAGGPTSSK from the exons ATGACTCCTGTCGTCTCCATCGTTTGTTTGCTGGCCGCACTATCCGGCGTGGCGTCTCAGA GCATTCCCCCACACATAATAAAACCTGAAGCCAAGACGAAGGAGTACCTGAAGCGGAACTCGAACGTTGTTCTCCACTGCAGGGCGTCGGGAAATCCCACAGTCAC ATACAAATGGTACTTCAACGGAAAGGAGATCACATCTACTAACTATGTGAAAGTAGACAGTACAACCGGCAACCTGACTATACCCAGCTTCACAAACAGAGAACAAGGGGAGTACCAGTGTGGAGGGGAGAATAATGTTGGTCCGGGTGTGTACCCATTAGCCATGTCACCCGTTACCACCCTAAAAGAAATCG TTCTGAAAGGCTGGGCTGACAGCGGCGCTAAACCAAAACCCGTCAATGGGTCGGAGGGGAGATACGCTCGTCTTGAGTGTGGTGATGTTCCAGCGAGCGATCCCCCAGCACGCTTCATGTGGTTCCGTCAAGGAGTGGATGGCGCCCAGGAACAAATTAAAGAAGGCGACAGAATCTATATTGACGAAAAAG GGTCACTGCATTTCATCTACTTGGAAATGGCCGACCAGACAGCTGTTGATATATACAAGTGCGCCATGTACATTGACAACCCCGACAACATCCAGCTGGGCAGTCCAAACAAGCTGACAGTTAAAGCGATAGATG TCAAACCTCAAGTGCCTCCAAAGTCTGTCTACAAGACCGTCAATCCTCAGTTTCTCATAGGCCAGGTTGCTGAAATGGAGTGTGTTTTCAGCGGATT CCCTATGCCGTCTGTCCAGTGGCTGGATTTGCGGAAAGAACCTATCACAACCAACAGAAAGTACAGACTTGTCAAGAACAACATGAAGCTGCAGATCATTAATATAACAGAGAATGACGAAGGCATTTATACTTGCACCGGGACCAGTTCCACTAAGGTTGAAGAGACCATCTTCCTGGACGTAACAT CTGGTCCTATCTGGGAACAGAGTCTTCACAACCAGACCATTCCTGAGGGTCGAGATGCCATCTTCACTTGCAAGGCCCGTTCGGCTCGTTCCGAGGCTGAGCTGAATGCACCTGTGTGGTTAAAAAATGGGGTTGAGATCAACATCAACAACCTTCCAG AGACTGGAAAGATGGAGTTCAGCGACCGTTACCGTGTTGTGACCGTAAGAGACCTGAAGAAGCCAGGCGACATCATGTGCCTCCAGTGCCGGGTAACCAACTCATTTGGCTCGGAGTTCGCTAATGGTTGTCTCAATGTCATTG AGCCAATCAAAGTGACTACCCATCCCCCGCTTAGGCAGGGTATTACGAAAGGTGATCTGGTGAACCTAACTGTGAGGGGAACCACAGACCCGGGCATGACCCTCAGGTACAGATGGGAATTCAAGAATCAAACCTATTACGCCGACCTACCCCCACACGTGATCTACGACGACGTCTCAGACCAAACCTACATCAACACTACGAGTCTGAGCGATGAGGAGTACAAACAGATTGAAGGAAATTATAGCCGAGTGTTGTACCACAACTTTGAAACTCGTCCTGTAGTCATTGAAATTGTCCTAGAGGATTGGATAG TTGCACCTGTAGTGGTTGCTGCGGCTGGGGTGCCGATCTGGGTCATCATCCTACTGAtactcctcctcatcatcatcatcctcctcatcatctGCTGTTGTTGCTACCAGAAGAAGAAAGATCGTGGAGCTTACAAAG tgtaccacACCGAGGTGAACACTGTGTATTTAAGTCCCGACAAGGATATAGAGGATTCTAAATTCCAGAACGTCACAAGCATAGA CCCTGAAGAAGACGAGTCAGTTAAGAAAACTCTCAACCCCAACTATGAACTGAGCGATGACGATATGGACTCCCTAGACGGATACGCCGGAG GCCCAACTAGCTCCAAGTAG
- the LOC137278513 gene encoding neural cell adhesion molecule L1-like isoform X2 — MTPVVSIVCLLAALSGVASQSIPPHIIKPEAKTKEYLKRNSNVVLHCRASGNPTVTYKWYFNGKEITSTNYVKVDSTTGNLTIPSFTNREQGEYQCGGENNVGPGVYPLAMSPVTTLKEIGWADSGAKPKPVNGSEGRYARLECGDVPASDPPARFMWFRQGVDGAQEQIKEGDRIYIDEKGSLHFIYLEMADQTAVDIYKCAMYIDNPDNIQLGSPNKLTVKAIDVKPQVPPKSVYKTVNPQFLIGQVAEMECVFSGFPMPSVQWLDLRKEPITTNRKYRLVKNNMKLQIINITENDEGIYTCTGTSSTKVEETIFLDVTSGPIWEQSLHNQTIPEGRDAIFTCKARSARSEAELNAPVWLKNGVEININNLPETGKMEFSDRYRVVTVRDLKKPGDIMCLQCRVTNSFGSEFANGCLNVIEPIKVTTHPPLRQGITKGDLVNLTVRGTTDPGMTLRYRWEFKNQTYYADLPPHVIYDDVSDQTYINTTSLSDEEYKQIEGNYSRVLYHNFETRPVVIEIVLEDWIVAPVVVAAAGVPIWVIILLILLLIIIILLIICCCCYQKKKDRGAYKVYHTEVNTVYLSPDKDIEDSKFQNVTSIDPEEDESVKKTLNPNYELSDDDMDSLDGYAGGKSNAAYFSDDASFVGQYATRASQDL; from the exons ATGACTCCTGTCGTCTCCATCGTTTGTTTGCTGGCCGCACTATCCGGCGTGGCGTCTCAGA GCATTCCCCCACACATAATAAAACCTGAAGCCAAGACGAAGGAGTACCTGAAGCGGAACTCGAACGTTGTTCTCCACTGCAGGGCGTCGGGAAATCCCACAGTCAC ATACAAATGGTACTTCAACGGAAAGGAGATCACATCTACTAACTATGTGAAAGTAGACAGTACAACCGGCAACCTGACTATACCCAGCTTCACAAACAGAGAACAAGGGGAGTACCAGTGTGGAGGGGAGAATAATGTTGGTCCGGGTGTGTACCCATTAGCCATGTCACCCGTTACCACCCTAAAAGAAATCG GCTGGGCTGACAGCGGCGCTAAACCAAAACCCGTCAATGGGTCGGAGGGGAGATACGCTCGTCTTGAGTGTGGTGATGTTCCAGCGAGCGATCCCCCAGCACGCTTCATGTGGTTCCGTCAAGGAGTGGATGGCGCCCAGGAACAAATTAAAGAAGGCGACAGAATCTATATTGACGAAAAAG GGTCACTGCATTTCATCTACTTGGAAATGGCCGACCAGACAGCTGTTGATATATACAAGTGCGCCATGTACATTGACAACCCCGACAACATCCAGCTGGGCAGTCCAAACAAGCTGACAGTTAAAGCGATAGATG TCAAACCTCAAGTGCCTCCAAAGTCTGTCTACAAGACCGTCAATCCTCAGTTTCTCATAGGCCAGGTTGCTGAAATGGAGTGTGTTTTCAGCGGATT CCCTATGCCGTCTGTCCAGTGGCTGGATTTGCGGAAAGAACCTATCACAACCAACAGAAAGTACAGACTTGTCAAGAACAACATGAAGCTGCAGATCATTAATATAACAGAGAATGACGAAGGCATTTATACTTGCACCGGGACCAGTTCCACTAAGGTTGAAGAGACCATCTTCCTGGACGTAACAT CTGGTCCTATCTGGGAACAGAGTCTTCACAACCAGACCATTCCTGAGGGTCGAGATGCCATCTTCACTTGCAAGGCCCGTTCGGCTCGTTCCGAGGCTGAGCTGAATGCACCTGTGTGGTTAAAAAATGGGGTTGAGATCAACATCAACAACCTTCCAG AGACTGGAAAGATGGAGTTCAGCGACCGTTACCGTGTTGTGACCGTAAGAGACCTGAAGAAGCCAGGCGACATCATGTGCCTCCAGTGCCGGGTAACCAACTCATTTGGCTCGGAGTTCGCTAATGGTTGTCTCAATGTCATTG AGCCAATCAAAGTGACTACCCATCCCCCGCTTAGGCAGGGTATTACGAAAGGTGATCTGGTGAACCTAACTGTGAGGGGAACCACAGACCCGGGCATGACCCTCAGGTACAGATGGGAATTCAAGAATCAAACCTATTACGCCGACCTACCCCCACACGTGATCTACGACGACGTCTCAGACCAAACCTACATCAACACTACGAGTCTGAGCGATGAGGAGTACAAACAGATTGAAGGAAATTATAGCCGAGTGTTGTACCACAACTTTGAAACTCGTCCTGTAGTCATTGAAATTGTCCTAGAGGATTGGATAG TTGCACCTGTAGTGGTTGCTGCGGCTGGGGTGCCGATCTGGGTCATCATCCTACTGAtactcctcctcatcatcatcatcctcctcatcatctGCTGTTGTTGCTACCAGAAGAAGAAAGATCGTGGAGCTTACAAAG tgtaccacACCGAGGTGAACACTGTGTATTTAAGTCCCGACAAGGATATAGAGGATTCTAAATTCCAGAACGTCACAAGCATAGA CCCTGAAGAAGACGAGTCAGTTAAGAAAACTCTCAACCCCAACTATGAACTGAGCGATGACGATATGGACTCCCTAGACGGATACGCCGGAGGTAAATCCAACGCCGCGTATTTCAGCGACGACGCCTCATTTGTAGGACAGTATGCCACTAGAGCGAGTCAGGATCTCTGA